The DNA region CTACTATGGACTAGGCACGCTTGACGAAGCAATAGGAGAGTATAAAAAAGCAATAGAGTTATATCCAAACTATGCAGAAGCTCACTATGGCTTAGGACTCGTTTACCGTAACCAAGGTAATAAATCCCAGAATGAGAAGGATAAGATT from Deltaproteobacteria bacterium includes:
- a CDS encoding tetratricopeptide repeat protein — its product is YYGLGTLDEAIGEYKKAIELYPNYAEAHYGLGLVYRNQGNKSQNEKDKINT